GAGGCTTACAGCCACTGCTCGATGCTCCGCTGCGTCTTTTGCGGTGGTTTCGGCCTGGTCTGCACCGCGAGCTTCTCGAGCGCCTTACGCACCCGCTCTTCGGAGAAGTCGTGCGCCTCACAGAGGAATTCAATTACCTTCGCCACGTTTACCGTGCCCCACGCAAGCTCGTATGACTCGTTCACCACGGGCCGCAGGAATATCTCACGTACGCGCTCGTAGCCTTTTAATCCTTCAGGCTCTGCGAGCGCACCGGCTTCCAGTATCTGCTCGATAGTGTGATGCTCTCTGATGAGTTTGAGTGCGCGTTTCGCACCAATGCCCTTCACGCCCGGGTTGAAATCGGTACCGATGAGGATGGCGATGTCCACCAGCTGCTCCAGCGTTATCCCGTGCTCGGTTACGAGTTCATGTAACGAGATAAGCTCAAGCTTCGCGTCGCGCCGCGGCGCGGTGAGGTTCCGGATAATCATCGGCGCGCCGAAGAGCAGGCAGTCGAAGTCCTGCGAGGAGACAAGTTCGGCATCGCCTTTATGGGCCATATAAGCTGCCTGCGCCTCCCCTTCCGTCGGCGCCTGCACACAGGGGATACCCAGATACCCCAGAAGGATGTGCGCATCCGCGACAATCTCGTCGCTGAGTCGGGTCGCTGCTTTAGCGTACTTCAGCGCCTCTTCAGGCGCCACCACCTTCGCCACTTCCCATTTCTGACGCGCTTCTCTGCGCCGCTCCGACCGCGCCTTGATCACCTCGGTCTTCAGCTCCGAAGGTTGACCGTCGAAGACGAAGATCGGCTTTATGTGCTGCTCCAATAATCGGGACGTTCGGTAGATCAGGCCGGAGAGGTGCGAGGTGACACGACCCTGAGCATCCTGGAGCGGCGTGCCGTCCGGCTGGCGGATGATGCTCAGGAACTGGTAGAGCGTATTATAAGCGTCGATCGCAACGATCTTGCCGGCGATTGCTTCTAAATTCGTTGCACGGGGCGATACAAGGTCGCCGATATTGACTCCCATGGTTCGTGTGGGTGCCTGGGGTAGGTGTGATCAATCGTACTAACAACCCCACGCTATCTGTAAGGAGGGTGCAGAGGTTTAAAAAATCGCCTGGCCTGAATTTCGCTTGGCCTTTATGCAGAAGTCTCTTTTTTCCTGGATCCTGTAGTTTTTAGGATTCGGGGACTGCTTTTTATGTTCCTAACACATACCTTCAGGGGTAAAGAAATAAAATAACGTAAGGTCTACTATCAAGAAAGAGGCTCAGGCGCGTCGCCTCGCATCGCATCGCAACGCAACGAACCGTTTCTCGGCTCATCGCGTTCGTGGCTGCGTGCGAATGCCGCCTGCCAGTCACTCAGACTGACCTGATACTCACTACTGATCGAGGAGAAGAGAATCGAGAAGATGGACGTTGTTGAAGTTCTGATAGAGGGGGGAAAAGCGAACCCGGGTCCACCCTTAGGGCCCGCGCTGGGACCCTTCGGGGTCAATATCAAGCAGATCGTTGCCCAGGTTAACGAGAAGACGAAGGCCTATGAGGGCATGACCGTTCCCGTAAAGATTACGATCGCGGGCGATACCGTGGATATCTCGGTGGGTGTGCCGCCGACTGCTGCGCTGATCAAGAAGGAGATCGGGCTCGAGAAGGCGAAGACCGATTCGACCACCGAGTATACCGGTGAGATCTCGCTCGAGCAACTGAAGAAGGTAGCGGCGATGAAGCGCGAAGGGATCCTGGCCGCGTCTATGAAAGCCGCGATGAAGGAGCTGATTGGCACCTGCGTCTCCCTGCGCTTGAAGGTCGAAGGCAAGAGCCCGAAAGAGATCCAGCGCGAGATCGACGATGGCGTGTATGACGGGGTGATAAGCGAATAAGATGGAAGCAGAAGAGCTGGTGAGCGCGGTGGAGGGAGTGTTAGGCACGAAGGAGCGCGGATTTGTCGAGAGTATTGACCTCTGTATCAATTTGAAGAATGTTGATTTGAAGCAGCCGAAGAACCGGATCACGGTCGACGTGGTCTTACCGAAGCAGATCAAGAAGCCGAAGATCGCGGTCTTCGCTACCGGTGAGGCCGCAATGAAGTCCAAAGCAGCTGGCGCGGACGTCATCGATGCAGAAGAGCTGAAGAAGATGGATAAGAAGACCGCACGGGCGCTGGCTCAGAAATATGATTACTTCGTGGCAGACACAGCGCTCATGGCTCTGGTTGGTAAGAGCCTGGGCACGATCCTGGGCCCGCGGGGTAAGATGCCTCAGCCGCTCCCGCCTGCCGTTGATCCCGCACCGATCCTTGAGCGGCTGGCGAAGATCGCACGGATTAAGTCGAAGACCACCACGATCTGGGTGAATGTGGGCCGTCGCGACATGGCTGCGCGCGACATCGCGGAGAACGCGGCCGCGGTGCTTAAAGCGGTGGAAACCCGGCTGGAGCGCGGCTGGCAGAATATCGGGTCTGTCTACTTGAAGACGACCATGGGGCCGGCGGTAAAGGTAATGTGAGGTACCGAGCATGGTAAAGAAGAAAGTCAAACGAGCGTTACAATGGCGTAAGGATGAGGTAGCGAAGCTCAAAGGCCTGATCGCTGACTATCCCACAGTCGGTATGGCGAAATTCCGCGGGCTGGGCTCCTACCAGCTACAGCGTATCCGTAAGGATTTCAGGGACAAAGCGGAGATCCGCGTCTCGAAGAATAGCATGCTTAATCTCTCCTTCACCGAGTGCGGCATGGAGAAGATGTCTGAGTTCATTGACGATCAGATGGCCCTGATCTTTACCAATTACGATCCCTTCCAGTTGTATACGGTGCTCGAGGAGGGCAAGATCCCGGCACCCATCAAGGCCGGCGCGACCGCGCCATTCGATATTGTGGTGGAGGCTGGTCCAACTTCGCTGCGGCCTGGCCCGATCGTTGGCGAGCTGCAGAGCAAGGGTATTCCGGCGGGTATCGAGAGCGGCAAGGTCGTGATCAAGCAGCGTAAGGTCGCGGTGAAGGCGGGCGATGCGGTCCCAGCACCGATGGCAG
This Methanomicrobia archaeon DNA region includes the following protein-coding sequences:
- a CDS encoding 50S ribosomal protein L1 — protein: MEAEELVSAVEGVLGTKERGFVESIDLCINLKNVDLKQPKNRITVDVVLPKQIKKPKIAVFATGEAAMKSKAAGADVIDAEELKKMDKKTARALAQKYDYFVADTALMALVGKSLGTILGPRGKMPQPLPPAVDPAPILERLAKIARIKSKTTTIWVNVGRRDMAARDIAENAAAVLKAVETRLERGWQNIGSVYLKTTMGPAVKVM
- a CDS encoding 50S ribosomal protein L11 yields the protein MDVVEVLIEGGKANPGPPLGPALGPFGVNIKQIVAQVNEKTKAYEGMTVPVKITIAGDTVDISVGVPPTAALIKKEIGLEKAKTDSTTEYTGEISLEQLKKVAAMKREGILAASMKAAMKELIGTCVSLRLKVEGKSPKEIQREIDDGVYDGVISE
- a CDS encoding flap endonuclease-1, which gives rise to MGVNIGDLVSPRATNLEAIAGKIVAIDAYNTLYQFLSIIRQPDGTPLQDAQGRVTSHLSGLIYRTSRLLEQHIKPIFVFDGQPSELKTEVIKARSERRREARQKWEVAKVVAPEEALKYAKAATRLSDEIVADAHILLGYLGIPCVQAPTEGEAQAAYMAHKGDAELVSSQDFDCLLFGAPMIIRNLTAPRRDAKLELISLHELVTEHGITLEQLVDIAILIGTDFNPGVKGIGAKRALKLIREHHTIEQILEAGALAEPEGLKGYERVREIFLRPVVNESYELAWGTVNVAKVIEFLCEAHDFSEERVRKALEKLAVQTRPKPPQKTQRSIEQWL
- the rplJ gene encoding 50S ribosomal protein L10, giving the protein MVKKKVKRALQWRKDEVAKLKGLIADYPTVGMAKFRGLGSYQLQRIRKDFRDKAEIRVSKNSMLNLSFTECGMEKMSEFIDDQMALIFTNYDPFQLYTVLEEGKIPAPIKAGATAPFDIVVEAGPTSLRPGPIVGELQSKGIPAGIESGKVVIKQRKVAVKAGDAVPAPMADLLAKLEIYPVTEGLDLLAVFDRDGRVLFTPEVLHIDVDKYRADLQECAKTAFSLATHLKYCYPTRFTIIDLLHEASDKARNTALTIAYPTPETIKPLLQKAYFQARNLALNAEVYTKETMPDLLAKAGGDARKLKTVVGV